The DNA region GTGTGtaatagattcgtcggaaaatatgtaacaggaTCTATATTCATGATCCCGAtcactagccatgtccgtctgtccgtatgtgCGTACGTCCGTTTGAACgcagagatctcggaaactataaaagctaaaGTGTTGGAcctttcattaaaaagttataagcaaataaaggaATTGACGCTAGGAGACGCAGTGGCGTAGTGCGTCATCTTTTGAGCACATGCTTCCCCAtctccccttagctgagtaatgggtacCTGATAGTCGGGGCCATCGACGACAGCGTTCTCTCTTGCTTAAATTATAAAGATTTGCAAGTGTCCTTAAAAAAGCTCTATATTTTTAGCACAGAGTATTCTAGAAATATAAACGTTAAATCGGTATATCGGCAAAGAAAATGTACCTCATAACATTATTAAATTTCCACCTTTTTCAAGTCCTTagttattttttactgtgtcgATATATGTATGCATACAAGTGGGTTTCGGGAACAAGGACACGGGAATCAGCACAATTGGGTTCCTTGAAGGACCGAGCCCAATCAGTCCAGTGAAACTGTCGTTGGTAATTGATTTTGGTTGGGCCAActcaaattaattaagttaTACGATTTCCTTTCCATCGCCGCAGCTCCTTGAATCattgattatgttgtaataaTTAGCGATAGTTATGCAATTAATTCATGCTGTCATCGTCAACATCATCAATGATCCCAAACAATGTTCGTTGGGGAATTGTGTCGCCCGGGTCTTGGTTTAACGTGGTAGTTCAATATGTACCACTCAAAACAAAACGCTTCCGCCTTGAGAAACTCAAGTTTTTCGATGGGAAATGCGATTGACTCTAGGAAAAAGAGGGCCTTGTTTAAGTTGTCTAACAATGGAGTTCGCGTGCGAGTTAGGATGCGCAATTTAACTACAAAAAAGGTTCGAATATAAAGAAAGTTTAACGAAAATTATTTTGAAGTTTAAAGAATTAACTCACCATTGTACTTCTTGGTCTGATCATTGTGTGTGCATGCATAGGTTATAAGGAAATGCTTGTAGTCCGTAAACAAGATATTGGTGTTAAAGTAACCTTCATAAATGAGATAATAACAATTGAGATGAAAAGTATCATAAGACCATCTAAGGGACTCACGACTATTTTGCACATTGTAAGAGGCACAACGTCGCTGGTAGACGGGTAGGTCCAGAGGTGTTGTTGCATAGGCAAACCAAACTCCCAATAACTAATTCATAACAAACTTATTAGCAATGGCCACCAAGCGTTTACCTTCTAACTTActctatttttatttacatgcTTCAGGGTCTTAACTTTGGGGCACTTATTTACTTCAAAGGAAGACACCAAGGGCTTTACTGTGGCCCTTCGAAAAGTCGGCCTTAATTTAGCTCCATTAGTAAAACGCACTACAACAAGTAGAACAGTCAGCAATAGGCTTAAATATATCAACCGCATTGGTATAATATTTCATACAAAGTGGGCCTAGAGTAAATTTCCAACCTTTTGGTAAGGTTTTTCAATTAATATAAGGTTCTTTGGCTTATCAGAATGGTCTGGCTAATGAATTGGTTGCGGCTTTTAAAGCGACTCCTTGGTTTCCCATTGCTGTCAGAGTTTACGTGCCGCTTTCTACCAAAGTTTCGGCTTTATTTGTTCAATTTATTCGACTTTTGTTGGGTATTGTTATTTTGCTAGTGAATTGCATAACGAATGGCGGAGTGACGCCTCACCGATAGTGTTGTTTTTGCTTCTTTTCACATGTACATATTCCATCACGGAAACGTGCAGCGGAATCGGAAACGGGGCACGGACATTCGCAATTACACTGCGCCGTTGTCTGTCGATATATTAACTGGGTCCGTGCAATTCTGTTCCAGCGATTtacatctgcatctgcatcggCCGCTGCTGATGCGATTATGTCATCGCCGTTTGGTTCACTGATTCGACAAGGTTCCAGCGTGTCTTGGCCCCGAGTTCCGAGttgtaaataattattttagtCGCCAGAATGATCCCACCGCTGGGTTCCGCCCTCATTTggctggtggtgctgctgctcctgatgGAACTGGCTGAGGTGTGGTCCAGTTGCTGTGCCTGCCCAGCGCCCCGCTGCAAAATCGCACAGTGGCCATGCTGCACCAAGAAGTCAAAGTGGTACCACTCGTTTTTCGGTTAGCAAATGGAGATTGCACATTTCTGTAATTAGGTCTGAAATATCTCCTGTTCTATCATATAAACCTTTAAACTGTTCTTccttaatacaaaaaaattgcAATTTCGATAACTGGATTTTATACAATTGAGCCAGTTAAGTTCagtgaattttaaaattttcttcttcaatgtaaaaattcatattttgaTAACCCCATTAACTTTCATGGCGGCAAAGTGTTTGGTTTCAAGCATGGGTGCTCCTACTTTTAAGGGCATTAAACAgcatcatttatttattttcaattaaaatctGTTCAGACTCGCCGCCTCCTGCTGCTGAATTTTCGCGCTTATGGGGaagcttttatttttggtCAATTTTGCGCAACAATTATGTGAGCCCACGAACTTTGGCCCCGCCCCTTCGACCCCTTGCATCCCCAACTTGACTGCTCGACAACGTCAAATGATTTATTCAATTTGTGCTATGAAGCGTAAACTTTTTGTTTGCTCGCTGGCGGCGGAAGTTCGCTGTGTGAATCAATCGCGGGAGTCGTGGATCCTCCTCCCCGGGAACAACAATTTAAACAGTATTTCCACATGACAATGGCCGAGATACGTTTATGGCGACCCAGGAGGTCAAACTGAATTTGAATATTTAACTTGATGTTGTGCATTGCTGCGGTTGATAGAGATAGAAAGGATATGGATACACAGTCGCTCAGCTGCAATATATTTCCCCTGGACCAGCCAATTATAATTACAACCCTTTCGCGTTGTTCTGCCAAATAAAATGTTCAACATCATTGCACTTGGCAGCTTCATTTGTTTACGACTGCTTTTCGGTTTTCCCCTCCTCAGGATCCTTTTATTTTACGGCAGTCGGGcaaaaagttttctttttacAGCGATATTAAGTTAATTACTTTTGCCGTCGAAGTGCGGAACTCAGACGGGTGTTTATGGAATGCCGGCCTGCAGACTCATAATTAATAAGCATTTAGTTGGGCACACCTCGAGGCGCTCTCCAATGATGTTGTCAAAAAGCGTGAGCTGTTAAAAAGTATAttcatatttgatttttatgatGCATTTCGCACGCCCCTCAATTGAAGGGCGAACGTGCCTGCCACTCGATGATTTCACCAGCCTTCAGCAAGACAGCTCGACGAAGAGAACTGCGGCAGCCGGAGAAGGGAAACCCTCGACGATGGGAAAAAGTGAAACCGTAATTGGTGAGGAGTCTGGAATTACTTGAGTTGTGGCTGAGGGCTTTATTGGGACCGACCGCGCTAATTTGATGATGAGATAAGTCGGAGAGATGGGGCTGTCAGGGTCTCAAGAAGCTACCAAAGGATATCGGGGCTGAGTAAGCTACGCTTGTGTTTCATAGAAACATTCAACTTTGATAAAGACGTTAAGGGGTTGCAGAGGGTGTTTGGGCCACAATCAAGCTCTTGTTCatgatattaatatttttaaaaacactgAACGGTGTTTTAAACATACTTTATTTGGTACATTTTAGATACATGTTATCTTGGTAagttcaaaataataatagccTGAAAGAATAGAAATCTTTCCTGCTAACACTTTAAGAAAAAGCACTCAACCGAAGGACATCAGAAAGTTACAGCGAAATTAGAGTTTTTGAACACGgttattaaaatacaaataaa from Drosophila subpulchrella strain 33 F10 #4 breed RU33 chromosome 2L, RU_Dsub_v1.1 Primary Assembly, whole genome shotgun sequence includes:
- the LOC119548446 gene encoding uncharacterized protein LOC119548446 isoform X2; this translates as MEYVHVKRSKNNTIVRFTNGAKLRPTFRRATVKPLVSSFEVNKCPKVKTLKHVNKNRLLGVWFAYATTPLDLPVYQRRCASYNVQNSRYFNTNILFTDYKHFLITYACTHNDQTKKYNVKLRILTRTRTPLLDNLNKALFFLESIAFPIEKLEFLKAEAFCFEWYILNYHVKPRPGRHNSPTNIVWDH
- the LOC119548446 gene encoding uncharacterized protein LOC119548446 isoform X1, producing the protein MRLIYLSLLLTVLLVVVRFTNGAKLRPTFRRATVKPLVSSFEVNKCPKVKTLKHVNKNRLLGVWFAYATTPLDLPVYQRRCASYNVQNSRYFNTNILFTDYKHFLITYACTHNDQTKKYNVKLRILTRTRTPLLDNLNKALFFLESIAFPIEKLEFLKAEAFCFEWYILNYHVKPRPGRHNSPTNIVWDH
- the LOC119548447 gene encoding uncharacterized protein LOC119548447, translating into MIPPLGSALIWLVVLLLLMELAEVWSSCCACPAPRCKIAQWPCCTKKSKWYHSFFG